The Thunnus maccoyii chromosome 9, fThuMac1.1, whole genome shotgun sequence genome includes a region encoding these proteins:
- the LOC121904326 gene encoding dynamin-1-like isoform X1 — protein MGNRGMEELIPLVNRLQDAFASIGQNATLDLPQIAVVGGQSAGKSSVLENFVGKDFLPRGSGIVTRRPLVLQLINCPTEYAEFLHCKGKKFTDFDEVRQEIEAETDRVTGQNKGISPVPINLRVYSPNVLNLTLVDLPGMTKVPVGDQPADIEHQIKEMLMQFVTKDNCLLLAVSPANSDLANSDALKIAKEVDPQGLRTIGVITKLDLMDEGTDARDILENKLLPLRRGYIGVVNRSQKDIDGRKDITAALQAERKFFLSHPAYRHLADRMGTSHLQKVLNQQLTNHIRDTLPALRSKMQSQLLSIEKEVEEYKNFRPDDPSRKTKALLQMVQQFSVDFEKRIEGSGDQVDTYELSGGAKINRIFHERFPFELVKLESDEKTLRKEISYAIKNIHGIRTGLFTPDMAFETIVKRLIAQIKEPCQKCIDLVINELVNTVRQCTQKLAQYPLLREEMERIVTQHIRDRESRTKDQVMLLIDIELAYMNTNHEDFIGFANAQQKSSQMSKKKAAGNQDEMVIRKGWLTINNIGIMKGGAKEYWFVLTAETLSWYKDDEEKEKKYMLPVDNLKLKDIEKSFMSSKHIFALFNTELRNVYKDYRQLELASESQEEVDSWKASFLRAGVYPERSVDKEKVEVEESSSDGHIHSLDPQLERQVEIVRNLVDSYLAIIHRTVRDLIPKTIMHLMVNNTKEFIHSDLLAQLYSCGDQNTLMEESQEQAHHRDEMLKMYHALREGLSIIGDISTTTVTTAMPPPVDDSWLQVTGMPSGRRSPMSSPTPQRRAPPGPPRPGGRAAPSRPAVSPDPGGPPPSVPSRPNRAPPPGVPSRPNKGSPAHGESPQSSIEG, from the exons ATGGGGAACCGGGGGATGGAGGAGCTGATCCCGCTGGTGAACCGGCTGCAGGACGCCTTCGCCTCCATCGGCCAGAATGCGACCCTCGACCTGCCGCAGATCGCGGTGGTGGGCGGACAGAGCGCCGGGAAGAGCTCCGTGCTGGAGAACTTCGTGGGCAA aGACTTTCTTCCTCGTGGCTCAGGTATCGTCACTCGGCGCCCCCTGGTGCTGCAGCTCATTAACTGTCCAACAG AGTACGCAGAGTTCCTGCACTGTAAAGGGAAGAAGTTCACAGACTTTGATGAAGTTCGTCAGGAGATCGAAGCTGAAACTGATCGAGTCACCGGCCAGAACAAAGGGATCAGTCCGGTCCCAATCAACCTGAGAGTGTACTCGCCCAacg TGCTGAACCTGACGCTGGTGGATCTTCCCGGGATGACGAAGGTCCCGGTGGGCGACCAGCCGGCCGACATCGAGCACCAGATCAAAGAAATGCTGATGCAGTTCGTCACCAAGGACAACTGCCTCCTATTGGCCGTCTCCCCCGCCAACTCTGACCTCGCCAACTCCGACGCTCTGAAGATCGCCAAGGAGGTCGACCCGCAAG gtctgAGGACCATCGGTGTGATCACCAAACTGGATCTGATGGATGAAGGAACCGACGCCAGAGACATCCTGGAGAACAAACTGCTGCCACTGCGCAGAG GTTACATCGGGGTGGTGAACCGCAGTCAGAAGGACATCGATGGAAGGAAAGACATCACGGCGGCGCTGCAGGCTGAGAGGAAGTTCTTCCTGTCTCACCCAGCGTACCGACACCTGGCCGACCGCATGGGCACCTCCCACCTACAGAAAGTCCTCAACCAG CAACTGACCAACCACATCCGGGATACTTTGCCGGCGTTACGCAGCAAAATGCAGAGCCAGCTGCTGTCCATCGAGAAGGAGGTGGAAGAGTACAAGAACTTCAGACCGGATGACCCGAGCCGCAAAACCAAGGCCCTGCTGCA GATGGTGCAGCAGTTTTCTGTGGACTTTGAGAAGCGGATCGAAGGATCTGGAGATCAGGTCGACACCTACGAGCTGTCAGGAGGAGCGAAGATCAATCGGATCTTCCATGAACGCTTCCCCTTTGAACTCGtcaag TTGGAGAGTGATGAGAAGACTCTTCGTAAAGAGATCAGCTACGCCATCAAGAACATTCATGGCATCAG GACGGGTCTGTTCACACCTGACATGGCGTTTGAGACGATCGTGAAACGTCTGATCGCTCAGATCAAAGAGCCGTGTCAGAAATGTATCGACCTGGTGATCAATGAGCTGGTCAACACTGTGAGGCAGTGTACACAGAAg CTGGCTCAGTATCCGTTGCTCcgagaggagatggagagaatcGTCACTCAACACATCAGAGACCGAGAGAGTCGCACCAAAGATCAG gtgatGCTGCTGATTGACATTGAGTTGGCCTACATGAACACAAACCATGAAGACTTCATCGGCTTTGCAAA tgctcAACAGAAGAGCAGTCAGATGAGCAAGAAGAAAGCAGCAGGAAACCAG gACGAGATG GTGATCCGTAAAGGCTGGCTGACCATCAACAACATCGGCATCATGAAGGGCGGAGCCAAAGAGTACTGGTTCGTCCTCACGGCGGAGACGCTGTCCTGGTACAAAGACGATGAG gagaaggagaagaagtaCATGCTGCCTGTCGACAACCTGAAGCTCAAAGACATCGAGAAGAGCTTCATGTCCAGCAAACACATCTTCGCTCTGTTCAACACCGaactcag gaatgTGTATAAGGACTACCGTCAGCTGGAGTTGGCCAGTGAGTCTCAGGAGGAGGTGGACAGCTGGAAGGCTTCTTTCCTACGAGCCGGCGTGTACCCTGAACGCAGCGTG GACAAAGAGAAG gtggaggtggaggagtcCAGTTCAGACGGACACATCCACAGTCTGGACCCGCAGCTGGAGCGGCAGGTGGAGATCGTCAGGAACCTGGTGGACTCTTATCTCGCCATCATCCACCGTACCGTCAGAGACCTGATCCCCAAGACCATCATGCACCTGATGGTCAACAat aCGAAGGAGTTCATCCACTCTGACCTGCTGGCTCAACTCTACTCCTGTGGAGACCAGAACACCCTGATGGAGGAGTCCCAggagcag GCTCATCACCGTGACGAGATGTTGAAGATGTACCACGCTCTGCGCGAGGGCCTCAGCATCATCGGTGACATCAGCACCACCACTGTCACCACAGCGATGCCGCCGCCTGTCGACGACTCCTGGCTGCAGGTGACGGGGATGCCGTCAGGACGCAG GTCTCCCATGTCCAGTCCGACCCCCCAGCGTCGGGCCCCTCCCGGCCCCCCTCGTCCAGGCGGGCGTGCGGCCCCCTCTCGTCCCGCGGTGTCACCTGACCCAGGCGGACCCCCGCCCTCCGTCCCATCTCGGCCCAACAGAGCGCCGCCGCCCGGCGTCCCCAG
- the LOC121904326 gene encoding dynamin-1-like isoform X2: MGNRGMEELIPLVNRLQDAFASIGQNATLDLPQIAVVGGQSAGKSSVLENFVGKDFLPRGSGIVTRRPLVLQLINCPTEYAEFLHCKGKKFTDFDEVRQEIEAETDRVTGQNKGISPVPINLRVYSPNVLNLTLVDLPGMTKVPVGDQPADIEHQIKEMLMQFVTKDNCLLLAVSPANSDLANSDALKIAKEVDPQGLRTIGVITKLDLMDEGTDARDILENKLLPLRRGYIGVVNRSQKDIDGRKDITAALQAERKFFLSHPAYRHLADRMGTSHLQKVLNQQLTNHIRDTLPALRSKMQSQLLSIEKEVEEYKNFRPDDPSRKTKALLQMVQQFSVDFEKRIEGSGDQVDTYELSGGAKINRIFHERFPFELVKLESDEKTLRKEISYAIKNIHGIRTGLFTPDMAFETIVKRLIAQIKEPCQKCIDLVINELVNTVRQCTQKLAQYPLLREEMERIVTQHIRDRESRTKDQVMLLIDIELAYMNTNHEDFIGFANAQQKSSQMSKKKAAGNQDEMVIRKGWLTINNIGIMKGGAKEYWFVLTAETLSWYKDDEEKEKKYMLPVDNLKLKDIEKSFMSSKHIFALFNTELRNVYKDYRQLELASESQEEVDSWKASFLRAGVYPERSVDKEKVEVEESSSDGHIHSLDPQLERQVEIVRNLVDSYLAIIHRTVRDLIPKTIMHLMVNNTKEFIHSDLLAQLYSCGDQNTLMEESQEQAHHRDEMLKMYHALREGLSIIGDISTTTVTTAMPPPVDDSWLQVTGMPSGRRSPMSSPTPQRRAPPGPPRPGGRAAPSRPAVSPDPGGPPPSVPSRPNRAPPPGVPSRRAPASPSRSSRPASDSSL, translated from the exons ATGGGGAACCGGGGGATGGAGGAGCTGATCCCGCTGGTGAACCGGCTGCAGGACGCCTTCGCCTCCATCGGCCAGAATGCGACCCTCGACCTGCCGCAGATCGCGGTGGTGGGCGGACAGAGCGCCGGGAAGAGCTCCGTGCTGGAGAACTTCGTGGGCAA aGACTTTCTTCCTCGTGGCTCAGGTATCGTCACTCGGCGCCCCCTGGTGCTGCAGCTCATTAACTGTCCAACAG AGTACGCAGAGTTCCTGCACTGTAAAGGGAAGAAGTTCACAGACTTTGATGAAGTTCGTCAGGAGATCGAAGCTGAAACTGATCGAGTCACCGGCCAGAACAAAGGGATCAGTCCGGTCCCAATCAACCTGAGAGTGTACTCGCCCAacg TGCTGAACCTGACGCTGGTGGATCTTCCCGGGATGACGAAGGTCCCGGTGGGCGACCAGCCGGCCGACATCGAGCACCAGATCAAAGAAATGCTGATGCAGTTCGTCACCAAGGACAACTGCCTCCTATTGGCCGTCTCCCCCGCCAACTCTGACCTCGCCAACTCCGACGCTCTGAAGATCGCCAAGGAGGTCGACCCGCAAG gtctgAGGACCATCGGTGTGATCACCAAACTGGATCTGATGGATGAAGGAACCGACGCCAGAGACATCCTGGAGAACAAACTGCTGCCACTGCGCAGAG GTTACATCGGGGTGGTGAACCGCAGTCAGAAGGACATCGATGGAAGGAAAGACATCACGGCGGCGCTGCAGGCTGAGAGGAAGTTCTTCCTGTCTCACCCAGCGTACCGACACCTGGCCGACCGCATGGGCACCTCCCACCTACAGAAAGTCCTCAACCAG CAACTGACCAACCACATCCGGGATACTTTGCCGGCGTTACGCAGCAAAATGCAGAGCCAGCTGCTGTCCATCGAGAAGGAGGTGGAAGAGTACAAGAACTTCAGACCGGATGACCCGAGCCGCAAAACCAAGGCCCTGCTGCA GATGGTGCAGCAGTTTTCTGTGGACTTTGAGAAGCGGATCGAAGGATCTGGAGATCAGGTCGACACCTACGAGCTGTCAGGAGGAGCGAAGATCAATCGGATCTTCCATGAACGCTTCCCCTTTGAACTCGtcaag TTGGAGAGTGATGAGAAGACTCTTCGTAAAGAGATCAGCTACGCCATCAAGAACATTCATGGCATCAG GACGGGTCTGTTCACACCTGACATGGCGTTTGAGACGATCGTGAAACGTCTGATCGCTCAGATCAAAGAGCCGTGTCAGAAATGTATCGACCTGGTGATCAATGAGCTGGTCAACACTGTGAGGCAGTGTACACAGAAg CTGGCTCAGTATCCGTTGCTCcgagaggagatggagagaatcGTCACTCAACACATCAGAGACCGAGAGAGTCGCACCAAAGATCAG gtgatGCTGCTGATTGACATTGAGTTGGCCTACATGAACACAAACCATGAAGACTTCATCGGCTTTGCAAA tgctcAACAGAAGAGCAGTCAGATGAGCAAGAAGAAAGCAGCAGGAAACCAG gACGAGATG GTGATCCGTAAAGGCTGGCTGACCATCAACAACATCGGCATCATGAAGGGCGGAGCCAAAGAGTACTGGTTCGTCCTCACGGCGGAGACGCTGTCCTGGTACAAAGACGATGAG gagaaggagaagaagtaCATGCTGCCTGTCGACAACCTGAAGCTCAAAGACATCGAGAAGAGCTTCATGTCCAGCAAACACATCTTCGCTCTGTTCAACACCGaactcag gaatgTGTATAAGGACTACCGTCAGCTGGAGTTGGCCAGTGAGTCTCAGGAGGAGGTGGACAGCTGGAAGGCTTCTTTCCTACGAGCCGGCGTGTACCCTGAACGCAGCGTG GACAAAGAGAAG gtggaggtggaggagtcCAGTTCAGACGGACACATCCACAGTCTGGACCCGCAGCTGGAGCGGCAGGTGGAGATCGTCAGGAACCTGGTGGACTCTTATCTCGCCATCATCCACCGTACCGTCAGAGACCTGATCCCCAAGACCATCATGCACCTGATGGTCAACAat aCGAAGGAGTTCATCCACTCTGACCTGCTGGCTCAACTCTACTCCTGTGGAGACCAGAACACCCTGATGGAGGAGTCCCAggagcag GCTCATCACCGTGACGAGATGTTGAAGATGTACCACGCTCTGCGCGAGGGCCTCAGCATCATCGGTGACATCAGCACCACCACTGTCACCACAGCGATGCCGCCGCCTGTCGACGACTCCTGGCTGCAGGTGACGGGGATGCCGTCAGGACGCAG GTCTCCCATGTCCAGTCCGACCCCCCAGCGTCGGGCCCCTCCCGGCCCCCCTCGTCCAGGCGGGCGTGCGGCCCCCTCTCGTCCCGCGGTGTCACCTGACCCAGGCGGACCCCCGCCCTCCGTCCCATCTCGGCCCAACAGAGCGCCGCCGCCCGGCGTCCCCAG tCGGAGGGCTCCCGCATCTCCATCTCGATCCTCCAGACCAGCATCCGACTCGTCgctctaa
- the LOC121904326 gene encoding dynamin-1-like isoform X3 has product MGNRGMEELIPLVNRLQDAFASIGQNATLDLPQIAVVGGQSAGKSSVLENFVGKDFLPRGSGIVTRRPLVLQLINCPTEYAEFLHCKGKKFTDFDEVRQEIEAETDRVTGQNKGISPVPINLRVYSPNVLNLTLVDLPGMTKVPVGDQPADIEHQIKEMLMQFVTKDNCLLLAVSPANSDLANSDALKIAKEVDPQGLRTIGVITKLDLMDEGTDARDILENKLLPLRRGYIGVVNRSQKDIDGRKDITAALQAERKFFLSHPAYRHLADRMGTSHLQKVLNQQLTNHIRDTLPALRSKMQSQLLSIEKEVEEYKNFRPDDPSRKTKALLQMVQQFSVDFEKRIEGSGDQVDTYELSGGAKINRIFHERFPFELVKLESDEKTLRKEISYAIKNIHGIRTGLFTPDMAFETIVKRLIAQIKEPCQKCIDLVINELVNTVRQCTQKLAQYPLLREEMERIVTQHIRDRESRTKDQVMLLIDIELAYMNTNHEDFIGFANAQQKSSQMSKKKAAGNQVIRKGWLTINNIGIMKGGAKEYWFVLTAETLSWYKDDEEKEKKYMLPVDNLKLKDIEKSFMSSKHIFALFNTELRNVYKDYRQLELASESQEEVDSWKASFLRAGVYPERSVDKEKVEVEESSSDGHIHSLDPQLERQVEIVRNLVDSYLAIIHRTVRDLIPKTIMHLMVNNTKEFIHSDLLAQLYSCGDQNTLMEESQEQAHHRDEMLKMYHALREGLSIIGDISTTTVTTAMPPPVDDSWLQVTGMPSGRRSPMSSPTPQRRAPPGPPRPGGRAAPSRPAVSPDPGGPPPSVPSRPNRAPPPGVPSRRAPASPSRSSRPASDSSL; this is encoded by the exons ATGGGGAACCGGGGGATGGAGGAGCTGATCCCGCTGGTGAACCGGCTGCAGGACGCCTTCGCCTCCATCGGCCAGAATGCGACCCTCGACCTGCCGCAGATCGCGGTGGTGGGCGGACAGAGCGCCGGGAAGAGCTCCGTGCTGGAGAACTTCGTGGGCAA aGACTTTCTTCCTCGTGGCTCAGGTATCGTCACTCGGCGCCCCCTGGTGCTGCAGCTCATTAACTGTCCAACAG AGTACGCAGAGTTCCTGCACTGTAAAGGGAAGAAGTTCACAGACTTTGATGAAGTTCGTCAGGAGATCGAAGCTGAAACTGATCGAGTCACCGGCCAGAACAAAGGGATCAGTCCGGTCCCAATCAACCTGAGAGTGTACTCGCCCAacg TGCTGAACCTGACGCTGGTGGATCTTCCCGGGATGACGAAGGTCCCGGTGGGCGACCAGCCGGCCGACATCGAGCACCAGATCAAAGAAATGCTGATGCAGTTCGTCACCAAGGACAACTGCCTCCTATTGGCCGTCTCCCCCGCCAACTCTGACCTCGCCAACTCCGACGCTCTGAAGATCGCCAAGGAGGTCGACCCGCAAG gtctgAGGACCATCGGTGTGATCACCAAACTGGATCTGATGGATGAAGGAACCGACGCCAGAGACATCCTGGAGAACAAACTGCTGCCACTGCGCAGAG GTTACATCGGGGTGGTGAACCGCAGTCAGAAGGACATCGATGGAAGGAAAGACATCACGGCGGCGCTGCAGGCTGAGAGGAAGTTCTTCCTGTCTCACCCAGCGTACCGACACCTGGCCGACCGCATGGGCACCTCCCACCTACAGAAAGTCCTCAACCAG CAACTGACCAACCACATCCGGGATACTTTGCCGGCGTTACGCAGCAAAATGCAGAGCCAGCTGCTGTCCATCGAGAAGGAGGTGGAAGAGTACAAGAACTTCAGACCGGATGACCCGAGCCGCAAAACCAAGGCCCTGCTGCA GATGGTGCAGCAGTTTTCTGTGGACTTTGAGAAGCGGATCGAAGGATCTGGAGATCAGGTCGACACCTACGAGCTGTCAGGAGGAGCGAAGATCAATCGGATCTTCCATGAACGCTTCCCCTTTGAACTCGtcaag TTGGAGAGTGATGAGAAGACTCTTCGTAAAGAGATCAGCTACGCCATCAAGAACATTCATGGCATCAG GACGGGTCTGTTCACACCTGACATGGCGTTTGAGACGATCGTGAAACGTCTGATCGCTCAGATCAAAGAGCCGTGTCAGAAATGTATCGACCTGGTGATCAATGAGCTGGTCAACACTGTGAGGCAGTGTACACAGAAg CTGGCTCAGTATCCGTTGCTCcgagaggagatggagagaatcGTCACTCAACACATCAGAGACCGAGAGAGTCGCACCAAAGATCAG gtgatGCTGCTGATTGACATTGAGTTGGCCTACATGAACACAAACCATGAAGACTTCATCGGCTTTGCAAA tgctcAACAGAAGAGCAGTCAGATGAGCAAGAAGAAAGCAGCAGGAAACCAG GTGATCCGTAAAGGCTGGCTGACCATCAACAACATCGGCATCATGAAGGGCGGAGCCAAAGAGTACTGGTTCGTCCTCACGGCGGAGACGCTGTCCTGGTACAAAGACGATGAG gagaaggagaagaagtaCATGCTGCCTGTCGACAACCTGAAGCTCAAAGACATCGAGAAGAGCTTCATGTCCAGCAAACACATCTTCGCTCTGTTCAACACCGaactcag gaatgTGTATAAGGACTACCGTCAGCTGGAGTTGGCCAGTGAGTCTCAGGAGGAGGTGGACAGCTGGAAGGCTTCTTTCCTACGAGCCGGCGTGTACCCTGAACGCAGCGTG GACAAAGAGAAG gtggaggtggaggagtcCAGTTCAGACGGACACATCCACAGTCTGGACCCGCAGCTGGAGCGGCAGGTGGAGATCGTCAGGAACCTGGTGGACTCTTATCTCGCCATCATCCACCGTACCGTCAGAGACCTGATCCCCAAGACCATCATGCACCTGATGGTCAACAat aCGAAGGAGTTCATCCACTCTGACCTGCTGGCTCAACTCTACTCCTGTGGAGACCAGAACACCCTGATGGAGGAGTCCCAggagcag GCTCATCACCGTGACGAGATGTTGAAGATGTACCACGCTCTGCGCGAGGGCCTCAGCATCATCGGTGACATCAGCACCACCACTGTCACCACAGCGATGCCGCCGCCTGTCGACGACTCCTGGCTGCAGGTGACGGGGATGCCGTCAGGACGCAG GTCTCCCATGTCCAGTCCGACCCCCCAGCGTCGGGCCCCTCCCGGCCCCCCTCGTCCAGGCGGGCGTGCGGCCCCCTCTCGTCCCGCGGTGTCACCTGACCCAGGCGGACCCCCGCCCTCCGTCCCATCTCGGCCCAACAGAGCGCCGCCGCCCGGCGTCCCCAG tCGGAGGGCTCCCGCATCTCCATCTCGATCCTCCAGACCAGCATCCGACTCGTCgctctaa